Sequence from the Prunus persica cultivar Lovell chromosome G5, Prunus_persica_NCBIv2, whole genome shotgun sequence genome:
gagagaAATTCAACTTGGATGAGTACAATAACGTTTTTAGAGTGCCAATATCATTGTCTCTAATCCTTAAATACGTACTAAACTTATTTAAGATAAGGATATTTGATatcatctttaaaaaaatgatatttgaTATTTAGGTAGGGTATAGTCATCATCTAACCATTGGTTTCTATGCTGTGGTGTTGTCTGAATCCAAGGCCCGACTTCAGATTCTAATTGGGCTTCCAAATTAGACCCAAAATTTATTCCCGGGCCTTGCTTATTCTGAGCGAGGTTACCAAACTTATGGTAcccaaacacacacacaccccaCCCCAGGGCCTAGGTTGGgtttggctctctctctctctctctctctctctctaactctCCCCAAAAACCCTATTTCATTCAGCTATATATACTTCTTTTATACTGATTTTTCCTCTCACGCTTTCACTCTCACTCCGCGCCTTCGCCCCTCGAAACCCTAGATACCCACTCAGCCGCCGAGCAAAGCCAAAGCCATGGCAGATACTCTCGTTCTCCGCGGAACCATGAGGGCTCACACCGACATGGTCACAGCCATCGCCATTCCGATCGACAACTCTGAGATGATCGTCTCGGCATCGCGCGACAAGTCTATCATCCTCTGGCACCTTACCAAGGATGAGAAGACTTACGGTGTTCCCCGCCGCAGGCTAACAGGCCACTCTCACTTCGTCCAGGACGTCGTCCTCTCATCCGACGGCCAGTTCGCGCTCTCTGGATCCTGGGACGGCGAGCTTCGCCTCTGGGACTTGGCTCTTGGCGTCTCTGCTCGCCGCTTTGTGGGCCATACCAAGGACGTTCTCTCCGTGGCCTTCTCGATTGACAACCGTCAGATCGTCTCGGCCTCCCGCGACCGTACGATCAAACTGTGGAACACTCTTGGTGAGTGCAAGTTCACTATCCAGGACCAAGACGGGCATGGTGATTGGGTCAGCTGCGTCCGCTTCAGCCCTAATACACTGCAGCCCACCATCGTATCAGCCTCGTGGGACAAGACTGTCAAAGTGTGGAACTTGACCAACTGTAAGCTGAGGTGCACCCTTGAAGGGCACAATGGGTATGTGAACACAGTGGCGGTTTCTCCTGATGGTTCATTGTGCGCCAGCGGAGGGAAAGATGGAGTGATTTTGCTGTGGGATTTGGCAGAAGGCAAGATGCTTTACTCACTTGGTGCTGGTGCTATTATTCACGCTCTCTGCTTCAGTCCCAACAGGTACTGGTTGTGCGCGGCAACTGAACAAAGCATTAAGATCTGGGATTTGGAGAGCAAGCAAATCGTTGAGGATTTGAAGGTTGATCTCAAAACTGAGGCTGAGAAGACAGAGGATACCCATGCTGCTACTGCTTACAAGAAGAAGGTATAcgtgttcttttttattatctaCTGGTTGtatttctgatttttcaattttgttaattgaTCAAATTCTGCCTTGTGTTCCATATGCGATTAggcttttttaatttgttatgaTTATGTTGCTTATAGataattttttccatttggtATTCTGCCTTTCGTCATGTTTTGCAGTGCATTGTTTTAGAAAATATGTTGATTGTTTGATCATACCTTGTTTTGCAGTGCATTGTTTGATGATTTGTTTCTTGTGAAACAGAAACAAATGGTTTGGAATTTAAAAGGGTTTAGATTTGTGAGAAGTGGGAGGGATGAGGGGTTATAGAAATGGGGTTCTGATGCAAGTTGGTCATGTAGGCGATGagtttgtgtaatttttattGTGTACATACTTACGTACTTATGAAAAATGTAttgcaaattttgaaattgacaAGCCAGCTACTAGGGAAGGCTAAATTGactgtttgtttttttctattGAAAATGGATCAACAAGTGAAGGTTAATTTGGTTGGTTCTTTCCCTATATGAAAGGGATCTGCTGTTTTGGAGTGAGGTTCTTCTAGGCTCTTGCTGGAAGAGCCATGTCTCTAATCTAGGCGGATCCTAGAGTGGCCATGTCATCTGCAATGTGAATATAGTTAATATTAGGGctcttctttttgggtttatcatgtgattttgtttttttctacTTGTAGACAATTATATAACTTATGATTCTGTCGATTTAACTTTTGTTCCGAATTGCAGGTTATTTACTGTACAAGTTTGAACTGGAGTGCCGATGGGAGCACCTTGTTTAGCGGCTACTCCGATGGGGTAATCAGAGTTTGGGGCATTGGCCGTTACTAGAAAAGCTTGGGAGTAATATTCTCCTCGAGGACCTATGTTATCGAGAACAGTcagttacttttttttttttgttcttgtagTTGCTTTAAAGTTTATTTAGGTTTTTGTTGGAAATGTTGGACATGTTGGATTTTATCATTATGTTGACTATATGGCTTTGAGGCCTCGTTATTTTGAGCTGTGGTTTTCgaattaagatattatattGGCTTTTCATCCTCAGTTAAGCATTGAATTTGATAATCAAATTCCATATTAGTTAACATTGTTTATGTGATTACTGCCATGGCGAGATGTCATGAAACATTTACCCAACGGGGTCAAGTTTTTAGCTATCGGTGGCATTTGAGTGCTGCCTGCAAGTGGCTTGATCGAGTTTATCTTTAGTGAAGCTTAATTTTGAGCTTATTTGCTAAACTGATCGAGTGCATAATAATTGTTCCATTTTAGCGCATGTATTGTCAGTTATTTTTAGAGTTAATTCACTGTAACATATTTCGATGCCCTGCCTGCCAACGTAGTATTGTATTCCATTTGGAGATTGAGGTGATGCGAATTCACAATTTTAACATCACTACGATACACACTAACCTGATCTGATATGATATGCTGCTGATCGTATTGTGAGAGActtaaaatgaaattgaacCAGAATAACCCCATACTGCTTATGTAAAGTAAACGTTTCAGCACTGAGGTAAAACTCttaaataagaaagagatCTGATTTacccactttttttttgttcacttacactcctttgttagaaattatatattcactctttttttgttcactTACATTACCTTTTTAAAAAGGTAATgtaagtggaaaaaaaaagggttaaaaAGCTGAAAATTGAGTTTGAATTCTTGTCCTTTTTTCCCTTCGCAttcaagaaacaaacaaacgaaATTCACACCGTTAGACTGCTACGCAAAACTAGCAAAACTAACACCATTTACTAACATCAAATATGGCACCATTCTTcaaattgtaagaaaatttatattttcaatgaaTAGTCGCTATACAGCTGTAACTCATCAAAATTGGTTGCTCAAGgcaaccaaagaaaattatacGTACATTTTACAAGACTTCTTAGATAAATAGAATCCTACAAAagctccaattttttttttggctaatgTGACGAAAGAGCAATCGAGGTTAACACAAGCGCCGTAGTAGCATCACTAACACAAGAATCCCAGTTCCAAATCCTCTGTATATGCTACAGTACACTTCACCTTTTTTTCTATGTCCTCACGAGCTGGTGATAACTTCAACAAAACTGACTTAGCTGGCTCATTGTCACCAGCAAAGATTATTAGAAATCCTTCTCAATGATTTGCCTGCCTGCAATCAAATGGTCCTAAACATTGCGTAACCGGTTTTTTGACTTCCGTATTCTACAGATGTACTAGCTTTTATATGGCTACTATCAAGGCCCTTTTTTCATGTGCATAGATGAAAACTTCAAATATCACCTTGGCTTCTGGTTATCACCTCTGCGAGACTGACGCTGCCTGttctttgatttatttcaCAAATATCACCTTGGCTTCTGGTTATCACCTCTGCGCGACTGACGCTGCCTGTTCTTTGATTTATTTCGCAGAAAGCAAGCGAGTGTTGTATCACCAGCCTCAT
This genomic interval carries:
- the LOC18776263 gene encoding guanine nucleotide-binding protein subunit beta-like protein, with amino-acid sequence MADTLVLRGTMRAHTDMVTAIAIPIDNSEMIVSASRDKSIILWHLTKDEKTYGVPRRRLTGHSHFVQDVVLSSDGQFALSGSWDGELRLWDLALGVSARRFVGHTKDVLSVAFSIDNRQIVSASRDRTIKLWNTLGECKFTIQDQDGHGDWVSCVRFSPNTLQPTIVSASWDKTVKVWNLTNCKLRCTLEGHNGYVNTVAVSPDGSLCASGGKDGVILLWDLAEGKMLYSLGAGAIIHALCFSPNRYWLCAATEQSIKIWDLESKQIVEDLKVDLKTEAEKTEDTHAATAYKKKVIYCTSLNWSADGSTLFSGYSDGVIRVWGIGRY